Proteins encoded in a region of the Pelagicoccus sp. SDUM812003 genome:
- a CDS encoding DnaB-like helicase C-terminal domain-containing protein has product MSESGNKVLRWLGAEQSDVAETQVLRMVVSHPDGHANFETLHTLGIRREHFANPHARVVFEAARRVHEEKRVVSLETVFAAAGAMDSKELCDWMLDLMDGDSPSSEYLDSVAAHLIDLRSQRRVKEIQSKIDEANESEATWEEKKCKLAELNHELSVLTKPAVERKQDPFEMIGEEFEARDKGEKPKDSKPIYTGMSEFDKWLRPIDLSTADYYTIIFGVSGNGKSSIGHQMFGESLRRGYRCAAFLGEVTADQMIKAMASQVARLDLLNYEMELKPRQDRFKRNLKGLKDLWQERMFIYDDNFVIEEIVRRCRSIAKNVGKLDMVLVDHLHQLKTLQKFPDERVRYNYMSSLFKPLAMELRCPVIVIAQPSRGLKSENRKPRVSDLKETGNLEDDADRIWGIYIPEKDSNGVEQFESLDPEGIIYQLKFKKGHQGSARVKFHKRFTLFEDWKQERQEEGRLL; this is encoded by the coding sequence ATGAGCGAGAGTGGAAACAAGGTGCTTCGCTGGCTTGGCGCTGAGCAGTCCGATGTCGCTGAAACTCAAGTGCTGCGAATGGTCGTCTCACACCCTGACGGTCATGCCAATTTCGAGACTCTACATACGCTCGGGATCAGGCGCGAACATTTCGCCAACCCACACGCGAGGGTCGTATTTGAAGCCGCTCGCAGGGTTCATGAGGAAAAGAGAGTCGTATCTCTGGAAACGGTTTTCGCCGCGGCTGGAGCAATGGACAGCAAGGAGCTATGCGATTGGATGCTGGATTTGATGGATGGCGATTCCCCTTCTTCAGAGTACCTTGATTCAGTCGCAGCTCATCTGATCGACCTGAGAAGCCAAAGACGCGTCAAGGAGATCCAGTCGAAGATTGACGAAGCGAACGAGTCAGAGGCGACCTGGGAGGAAAAGAAGTGCAAGCTCGCGGAGTTGAACCATGAACTCTCGGTTTTGACGAAACCCGCGGTAGAAAGGAAGCAGGACCCTTTCGAGATGATCGGTGAGGAATTCGAGGCCCGGGATAAAGGCGAGAAGCCCAAAGATTCCAAGCCGATCTACACTGGAATGTCCGAGTTCGACAAATGGCTGAGGCCGATCGATCTAAGCACAGCGGATTACTACACGATCATTTTCGGCGTAAGCGGAAATGGTAAGAGCTCGATTGGACATCAGATGTTTGGCGAGTCATTGAGGCGTGGATACAGGTGCGCCGCTTTCCTTGGAGAGGTCACGGCTGATCAGATGATCAAGGCCATGGCTTCGCAAGTCGCCCGGCTGGATTTGCTTAACTATGAAATGGAGCTGAAACCGAGGCAGGATCGATTCAAGCGTAACCTGAAGGGGTTGAAGGATCTTTGGCAGGAAAGGATGTTCATCTATGACGACAATTTCGTCATCGAAGAGATTGTCAGAAGGTGCCGCTCTATCGCGAAGAACGTTGGTAAGCTGGATATGGTGCTGGTCGACCATTTGCACCAATTAAAGACCCTTCAGAAATTCCCGGACGAGCGCGTTCGCTACAACTACATGTCCAGCCTCTTCAAGCCTCTAGCCATGGAGCTGAGATGTCCTGTTATCGTCATAGCGCAGCCAAGTCGCGGACTGAAAAGCGAGAACAGGAAACCGAGAGTCAGTGATTTGAAGGAGACGGGCAATCTGGAGGACGATGCTGATCGCATATGGGGAATCTACATTCCCGAAAAGGACAGCAACGGGGTTGAGCAATTCGAATCGCTGGATCCGGAAGGGATTATCTACCAGCTCAAATTCAAGAAGGGCCACCAAGGATCGGCTCGCGTCAAGTTTCATAAGCGATTCACGCTTTTCGAAGACTGGAAACAGGAGCGGCAAGAGGAAGGGAGGCTATTGTGA
- a CDS encoding terminase small subunit produces MTNRTKDNIGPLYFMPAPKGNEYLKLRKSNGTKPKFDDPEEFWDKCCEYFEWVEANPIIEKRSIKVRDVSTEVEVNLVRPMSLAGLLEHIGLDEDGFERIGKIDGYAYFFERAKSVIYVQTFEAAAAGLISPEDVAWEMSKGDEYGAAKSPKEGEHVGS; encoded by the coding sequence ATGACCAACAGAACGAAGGATAACATCGGCCCCCTGTATTTTATGCCAGCACCTAAAGGAAACGAATATTTGAAGCTTCGGAAGAGCAACGGTACCAAGCCGAAGTTTGATGACCCCGAAGAATTTTGGGATAAATGCTGCGAGTATTTCGAATGGGTTGAGGCGAATCCGATCATCGAGAAGCGGTCCATCAAGGTTCGAGACGTGTCAACGGAAGTGGAAGTCAACCTCGTCCGCCCGATGTCGCTTGCCGGCCTGCTTGAGCATATCGGATTGGATGAAGATGGTTTTGAACGGATAGGAAAGATCGACGGATATGCCTACTTCTTCGAGAGAGCAAAGTCCGTTATCTATGTTCAGACATTCGAGGCCGCTGCCGCGGGGCTGATTTCGCCAGAAGATGTGGCCTGGGAAATGTCAAAGGGCGACGAGTATGGCGCAGCGAAAAGCCCAAAGGAGGGAGAGCATGTCGGCTCCTAG
- a CDS encoding DNA-packaging protein — MSAPRGNEFWKSRSKHGRNFLFATPEKLWNAACEFFEWCDDNPWLKKDFKGKDCKEVDLPTQRPYTLSGLCFYLHCSESYFRQFKSEQTGKDHSEGFLTVIEDIEAVIYTQKFEGAVVGAFNANIIARELGLADNQNIKHDVSEELATRLANARKRLSKPEETDSL, encoded by the coding sequence ATGTCGGCTCCTAGAGGAAACGAGTTCTGGAAGTCTCGCAGCAAACACGGGAGAAATTTTCTCTTCGCGACCCCCGAGAAGCTGTGGAATGCGGCTTGCGAGTTCTTCGAGTGGTGCGACGACAACCCGTGGCTGAAGAAGGATTTCAAGGGCAAGGACTGTAAGGAGGTAGATCTGCCTACCCAAAGACCTTACACGCTCTCTGGGCTATGCTTCTATCTGCATTGTTCCGAATCCTATTTCAGGCAGTTCAAAAGCGAGCAGACAGGGAAGGATCATTCTGAAGGTTTTCTGACGGTCATTGAGGATATCGAGGCAGTGATTTACACCCAGAAGTTCGAGGGAGCCGTGGTAGGCGCGTTCAATGCGAATATCATCGCGAGAGAGCTAGGTCTAGCGGACAACCAGAACATCAAGCACGACGTCAGCGAGGAGCTCGCCACGCGACTAGCCAACGCCCGCAAGCGGCTTTCTAAACCAGAGGAGACCGACTCCCTATGA
- a CDS encoding helix-turn-helix transcriptional regulator: protein MSLDIESVKKRLGEVVKEKRELCGLSQTKLAELSGIHRTHVAGVESGGKNLTVESLLRLSESLGTLPSKLLKESGC from the coding sequence ATGAGTCTGGACATCGAATCGGTGAAAAAGCGGCTTGGGGAAGTTGTGAAGGAAAAAAGGGAGCTCTGCGGACTCTCTCAAACCAAGCTAGCCGAACTCTCGGGGATTCACAGAACTCATGTGGCGGGCGTAGAAAGCGGAGGTAAAAACCTCACTGTTGAGAGTCTTCTGAGACTCTCTGAATCACTCGGAACACTCCCTTCTAAGCTGCTCAAGGAATCTGGTTGCTAG
- a CDS encoding type II toxin-antitoxin system antitoxin SocA domain-containing protein, translating into MMEFSTNSERDEEPGSLFFDCQDPTTSSDLTPETWGHFVTNSSGKFQKVSPEKNRIPSALDVAAYIVERLGEISTMKLQKLVYYSQAWSLVWDERPLFKEPIEAWANGPVVRDLYDYHRGAFSIGSIQTGNPNRLDSTARETINAVLDFYGNKSAQYLIQLSHSEEPWLNARKGLKDGERGSRLIPNSFIAEYYSSL; encoded by the coding sequence ATGATGGAGTTTTCAACAAATTCTGAGCGAGACGAAGAGCCAGGAAGTCTCTTTTTCGATTGTCAGGACCCCACAACCTCGAGCGACCTGACCCCGGAGACTTGGGGCCATTTTGTGACAAACAGTAGCGGGAAGTTTCAGAAGGTATCCCCAGAGAAAAACAGGATACCATCAGCCTTGGATGTGGCGGCGTACATCGTAGAACGTCTAGGAGAAATTAGCACTATGAAGCTTCAGAAGCTGGTTTACTATAGCCAAGCATGGAGCCTTGTTTGGGATGAAAGGCCTTTGTTCAAAGAACCCATTGAAGCTTGGGCGAATGGACCAGTAGTTAGAGATTTATACGACTACCATAGGGGGGCGTTTTCGATTGGAAGCATTCAGACCGGAAATCCCAATCGGCTGGACAGCACTGCTCGAGAGACCATCAACGCGGTTTTGGACTTTTATGGAAACAAGTCAGCTCAGTACCTAATTCAACTCTCTCATTCAGAAGAACCCTGGCTGAACGCTCGGAAGGGGCTAAAGGATGGAGAGCGGGGTAGCAGATTGATACCGAACTCGTTCATTGCTGAGTATTATAGTAGCCTCTAG
- a CDS encoding DUF2806 domain-containing protein, whose product MDDNRTRSINSFLDTISADLGSLYKPKAISEKLVNVESLDKTVSEIQSSETLSRAQKRLAMQEARRQVNIDSVVEKSLEEISEEIPSKQMDPDWIARFFQEAKDTSDEDVQSIWAKVLAGEYENPGSFSKRALSMVKDLSKEEAEEIQTAASRVWEVELSDGSKVKYLNVLIVDKWSLGTGYDESTPFVADYKGVCQLLQDCGFLHSDDFQFHFSGEGYLDPEKYRLGDSSAKALTFYDKRLVARTNQPGFLKDEGPTVTEDGRPKSNTWQRQIFFDAWRLTREGEALLRVIKAKPDLALFQKISEVLEERGFSYDTVILNESDPEEGYERSGHNASA is encoded by the coding sequence ATGGATGATAATAGAACAAGATCGATCAATAGCTTCCTGGACACAATCAGTGCTGATCTAGGGAGCCTTTACAAGCCCAAGGCTATTTCTGAAAAGCTAGTGAATGTCGAAAGTTTGGATAAAACCGTCAGCGAAATCCAAAGCTCAGAAACCCTTTCGAGAGCCCAGAAGAGGCTCGCAATGCAAGAGGCTAGACGGCAGGTCAATATCGATTCCGTGGTCGAGAAAAGCCTTGAGGAGATTTCTGAAGAAATTCCGAGTAAGCAGATGGATCCTGATTGGATCGCGAGATTCTTTCAAGAAGCTAAAGATACATCAGATGAGGATGTACAGAGTATTTGGGCAAAGGTTCTCGCTGGTGAATATGAGAACCCTGGGAGTTTCTCGAAGCGCGCTTTGAGTATGGTGAAAGACCTCTCCAAAGAGGAAGCCGAAGAGATCCAGACAGCAGCCTCTAGGGTATGGGAGGTTGAGCTTTCGGACGGCTCTAAAGTGAAGTACCTGAACGTTCTAATCGTAGACAAATGGTCTCTCGGCACAGGGTATGATGAAAGCACCCCATTTGTTGCTGATTACAAGGGCGTTTGTCAGCTCCTACAGGATTGCGGTTTTCTGCACTCGGACGATTTCCAGTTCCATTTCTCGGGAGAAGGCTATCTTGACCCCGAAAAATATCGGCTTGGTGATAGTTCGGCCAAGGCTTTAACCTTCTATGACAAAAGGTTGGTCGCGCGAACGAATCAACCAGGGTTTTTAAAGGACGAGGGACCGACCGTCACTGAAGATGGAAGGCCTAAAAGCAATACCTGGCAGCGGCAGATCTTTTTCGATGCTTGGAGGCTGACAAGAGAGGGTGAGGCTCTTTTGAGGGTTATTAAAGCGAAGCCAGACCTTGCTCTATTCCAGAAGATCTCAGAGGTGCTCGAAGAAAGAGGATTCTCTTATGACACGGTTATTCTGAATGAATCGGACCCTGAAGAAGGCTATGAGAGATCTGGTCATAATGCTTCCGCTTAG
- a CDS encoding 2OG-Fe(II) oxygenase yields the protein MVDDFLSPEMADRISAFVAREAEYENRYGILDTKGGISREEWESKDDASKLFSLSRFSKVGDRYALSPNWLSYLRFTSASTQLELGNLWARICTDDTADAVVTGSECLLGALSGNQFLRYHTDKGEGAERLFCTVLYLSKNWQERDGGHLHIDAEGGEVVVVPTFNRCVVFLPGLRHAVGEFAESSTGKTRYSLTTWYT from the coding sequence GTGGTGGACGACTTTCTGTCGCCGGAAATGGCGGACCGGATCAGCGCGTTTGTAGCGCGAGAAGCGGAATACGAAAACCGGTACGGAATTTTGGATACGAAGGGTGGCATCTCCCGGGAGGAGTGGGAATCGAAGGACGATGCCAGCAAGCTCTTCAGTCTCTCGCGCTTTTCGAAGGTGGGGGATCGCTACGCCCTCAGCCCAAACTGGCTTTCCTATTTACGTTTCACGAGCGCTAGCACTCAGCTTGAGCTGGGGAATCTCTGGGCTCGGATCTGTACTGACGATACCGCAGACGCGGTGGTCACGGGGAGTGAATGCCTTCTTGGGGCCTTGAGCGGAAACCAGTTCCTTCGCTATCATACGGACAAGGGCGAGGGCGCCGAACGTTTGTTCTGCACCGTTCTCTATTTGTCGAAAAACTGGCAAGAGCGCGATGGTGGCCACTTGCACATCGATGCCGAGGGTGGCGAGGTGGTGGTAGTCCCGACGTTCAATCGCTGCGTGGTGTTTTTGCCTGGGCTGAGGCACGCAGTTGGCGAGTTTGCGGAGTCTTCCACTGGTAAGACTCGGTACAGCCTTACGACCTGGTACACCTAG
- a CDS encoding asparagine synthase-related protein: MSAICGILSKQASGAFSQERLEAMRAQMGSIGPDSAFTHQRSWVLLSQQTLQIDSNQATDSAERFRNEEAEASIVFDGRLYEREIAFARLGNRLPPDTPDGRLVLELFLKDGEDALRLNGEFALAMAFDTDQTLLLARDPEGNRPLYYASNDNYFAFSSSLDALIAIPDFPKNVDRLVLAMNIARVRNPYPERTLIKAVRSLQSAHTLRVSKNGEQMNRFHRLASFIDSNRLSLSESIEGIRHHLQRAVEARMKSSFPVATNLSGGLDSSAVTALAARYGATINARIFAVSARPRIPLDPIATEEIQHMDTVAKSHSNLEHLAVFSDEYGPFRDLETFARHLDEPRWEYGHIYQQMGTAVAQRGARSLIAGMGGDHLASNRGYGCALASFPAVGIWETLRLLKLGFGKHPSVKRFLKAEILGPLAPRFVERMRALSRGGAIERRLQGCSLRKGFIESTGLKELLREHVDFALLPVRDIREAMAIEFDSGRMGSKQAQMFRRLGLENLRPYYDTRFLEFAVGLPLQHFADHPMDRGLQREAMKSILPDSVRLRTSKGAFVPSFHATARAEETKIRQLLERARQSEIAQEAIDFEKVEQAVDQTLSDQRNYNYGYWDNAIQFKIYPALSHAIALEAFR, encoded by the coding sequence ATGAGCGCCATCTGCGGTATCCTGTCCAAACAAGCCTCCGGCGCATTCTCTCAAGAGCGCCTCGAAGCGATGCGAGCCCAAATGGGTTCCATCGGACCAGACAGCGCCTTCACTCACCAGCGGTCGTGGGTTTTGCTCTCTCAACAGACGCTCCAGATCGACTCTAACCAAGCGACCGATAGCGCGGAGCGGTTTCGCAATGAAGAAGCCGAAGCATCCATCGTATTCGACGGCCGACTTTACGAGCGGGAGATCGCCTTCGCTCGACTCGGAAATCGCTTGCCGCCCGACACGCCCGACGGTCGACTCGTGCTGGAGCTGTTTCTTAAGGACGGGGAAGACGCGCTCCGCTTGAACGGCGAGTTCGCCCTCGCCATGGCTTTCGATACGGATCAAACGCTTCTGCTCGCCCGCGACCCGGAAGGCAACCGTCCTCTGTATTACGCGAGCAATGACAACTACTTCGCCTTCTCGAGTTCGCTCGATGCCCTCATCGCTATTCCAGACTTTCCGAAAAACGTCGATCGGCTGGTACTGGCTATGAATATCGCCCGCGTTCGCAATCCCTACCCCGAGCGCACTCTCATCAAGGCCGTTCGCAGCCTTCAAAGCGCCCACACGCTTCGCGTATCCAAAAATGGAGAGCAGATGAATCGCTTTCATCGGCTGGCGTCGTTCATCGATTCCAATCGACTCAGCTTGAGCGAATCCATCGAAGGGATTCGCCACCATCTGCAGCGAGCCGTTGAAGCGCGGATGAAGAGCAGTTTCCCTGTTGCGACCAACTTAAGTGGCGGATTGGATTCGTCGGCTGTCACCGCATTGGCTGCGCGATACGGGGCGACGATCAACGCGCGCATCTTCGCTGTCTCCGCGCGTCCACGCATTCCGTTGGATCCGATCGCTACCGAAGAGATCCAACATATGGATACGGTCGCCAAGTCGCACTCGAACCTGGAACATCTCGCTGTATTTTCCGATGAATACGGGCCGTTCAGGGACTTGGAGACATTCGCTCGACACCTCGACGAACCGCGCTGGGAATACGGACACATCTACCAGCAAATGGGTACCGCGGTCGCCCAACGTGGAGCCCGAAGCCTCATCGCCGGGATGGGCGGCGACCACCTTGCTTCGAACCGTGGATACGGCTGCGCCCTAGCCAGCTTTCCCGCCGTTGGCATATGGGAGACGCTTCGACTGCTCAAGCTCGGCTTCGGCAAACACCCGAGCGTGAAGCGTTTTCTAAAAGCTGAAATCCTCGGGCCTCTGGCCCCTCGCTTCGTCGAACGAATGCGCGCTCTGAGTCGAGGAGGCGCCATCGAGCGTCGCCTCCAAGGCTGCTCGCTCCGAAAAGGCTTCATCGAGTCGACCGGCTTGAAAGAGCTCTTGCGAGAGCACGTCGACTTCGCGCTTCTCCCCGTCCGCGATATCCGCGAAGCCATGGCCATCGAGTTCGATTCCGGCAGAATGGGATCCAAGCAGGCCCAAATGTTTCGCCGACTTGGCCTAGAGAATCTGCGCCCTTACTACGATACGCGTTTCCTTGAATTCGCCGTCGGGCTGCCACTCCAGCATTTCGCCGATCACCCCATGGACCGAGGTCTTCAGCGAGAAGCCATGAAGTCGATCCTGCCAGACTCGGTGCGCTTGCGAACAAGCAAAGGAGCCTTTGTCCCTTCGTTTCATGCGACGGCTCGGGCCGAGGAAACGAAGATCCGCCAGCTCCTCGAGCGCGCCCGACAGAGCGAAATCGCCCAGGAAGCGATAGACTTCGAAAAGGTCGAGCAGGCTGTCGATCAGACGCTTTCCGACCAGCGAAACTACAACTACGGCTACTGGGACAACGCGATTCAGTTCAAGATCTATCCAGCCCTCTCGCACGCCATCGCGCTCGAAGCGTTTCGCTAG
- a CDS encoding cupin domain-containing protein gives MQSQLATQLLPDSFLEKDWERNFRFLESFSTLDHKSYFSLEDAESIFRFAGPVSEVRCLMAFRGKIVKLDSLLDGPRAFRVEKIMRHFKGGATLRPTNVHERSERIRALASRLTAETGSIARVNAYLTPSRSYAFKPHADPYNVVVYQLRGRKRWKIWSRRADRPLEGEHPEIDADSLGEPEREFDLEPGQAIYIPRGLAHAASALYNEPSIHLTIGLHAPLWLSVAHDALAACADRDGFLREFAPVAGQVAMDRDTAFETLGRVLGSVQLEDLDESLRRHEELRQSMIAAKEDSLADAEAVQSLNLDSEVGDARSRIHGMDFEDDYLSLNLGHRNLKLQPSLRKAAEFVWKTERFEVSSIPELPGGERSKLLFARYLLNNGALGV, from the coding sequence ATGCAGAGCCAACTCGCAACTCAACTGCTTCCGGACTCGTTTCTCGAGAAGGATTGGGAACGAAACTTCCGGTTTCTCGAATCCTTTTCCACCCTGGATCACAAATCCTACTTTTCGTTGGAGGATGCCGAATCGATCTTTCGCTTTGCTGGTCCGGTCTCCGAGGTGCGATGCTTGATGGCCTTCCGAGGAAAGATCGTCAAGCTGGATAGTCTTCTCGATGGCCCGCGAGCATTCAGGGTCGAAAAGATCATGCGTCATTTCAAAGGCGGAGCCACGCTTCGGCCGACCAATGTGCATGAGCGTTCGGAACGGATCCGCGCCTTGGCGTCGCGCCTCACGGCGGAAACAGGCTCCATCGCACGCGTCAATGCGTATCTGACGCCGTCTCGCTCCTATGCCTTCAAGCCGCATGCTGATCCATATAATGTAGTTGTTTATCAACTTCGTGGTAGGAAGCGCTGGAAAATCTGGTCCCGGCGGGCGGATCGTCCGCTGGAAGGTGAGCATCCGGAAATCGACGCGGACAGCTTGGGGGAGCCGGAGCGGGAATTCGATCTCGAACCGGGACAGGCCATCTACATCCCGCGTGGATTGGCGCATGCCGCGTCCGCTTTGTACAACGAGCCATCCATCCATTTGACGATTGGCTTGCACGCCCCGCTGTGGCTTTCGGTGGCCCACGACGCGCTGGCTGCCTGCGCCGATCGCGACGGTTTTCTGAGAGAATTCGCTCCGGTGGCCGGCCAGGTCGCCATGGATCGCGACACGGCGTTCGAGACTTTGGGTCGCGTTTTAGGAAGCGTCCAATTGGAGGACCTCGACGAATCGTTGCGTCGGCATGAAGAACTAAGGCAAAGCATGATCGCCGCCAAGGAAGATTCGCTCGCAGATGCGGAAGCGGTTCAGTCGCTGAACCTTGATTCGGAGGTAGGGGACGCTCGTTCGCGTATTCACGGTATGGATTTCGAGGATGACTACTTGTCATTGAATCTTGGGCACAGGAATTTGAAGTTGCAGCCGAGCCTCAGGAAGGCGGCGGAGTTCGTTTGGAAGACGGAGCGCTTTGAAGTGAGTTCAATCCCTGAGCTGCCAGGCGGTGAGCGTTCGAAGCTGCTTTTTGCTCGCTATTTGCTGAACAATGGCGCTCTCGGAGTCTAG
- a CDS encoding PqqD family protein yields the protein MNNTTQSPLLKRRSDLVDTELEDLRVFLDAESGKYFGMNQVASRIWDLLETPTSPEQIYAQILSEFKVDQSTCREEVGQFISELQENGLVTKVTA from the coding sequence ATGAACAACACCACTCAAAGCCCCCTTCTGAAACGTCGCTCGGACCTCGTCGATACCGAACTCGAGGACCTTCGCGTCTTTCTCGATGCCGAATCCGGAAAGTACTTCGGCATGAACCAAGTCGCTAGTCGGATTTGGGACCTTCTGGAAACCCCGACATCGCCGGAACAGATCTATGCTCAGATTCTTAGCGAGTTCAAAGTCGACCAATCGACCTGCAGAGAGGAAGTGGGCCAGTTCATTTCCGAGCTCCAAGAAAACGGACTTGTGACTAAAGTCACCGCCTAA
- a CDS encoding ABC transporter ATP-binding protein, whose product MKGYMNDSVSILWKACVRFIRFAPKRQAALIGLLLLQGVTTGVGLLMIVPLLQVIGIETSGEVGRGSSAALKAIEWIGIEPTLGLMLIVYVGVVALVATVRYSVASLAASLQFGYISYNRDSLFRSLLRAKWEFIVTRRMSDFSHVLSSQVQAIGQASYLMVNFISQLVLASVMMALAFFASWQLALVAIAMGGILLVMLLPINRIVYGSGRLQLIGYKSVFQLLTEQLGCLKMIKGFGDEEAYAERLYRAGSTVETQSARVLRLNALTQWVYVTGAVVAFAVFFYLSQTRFSVSLVTVILLLVIFSRLLPQLSSIQKTYQQLVHKVPAFRDVEEMKRECDAACEAGDPVDVGPVFDREVSIENVSYRYPGREDFALRHVTACIEKNKTTALVGPSGSGKSTLADLVAGLLEPTCGEIRCDGVALTAESRRAWRRSVAYVTQEVFLFHDTIRANLEWVAPVPPAEEAIWHALKLAAADEFVARLPDGLDTIVGDRGIRLSGGERQRIALARALLAKAQLLILDEATSALDLESERQIQRALEGLRGKATLLVIAHRETTIQMADTRIELLDSRTEGANRFASEEGASD is encoded by the coding sequence ATGAAAGGCTATATGAACGATAGCGTATCCATACTTTGGAAGGCCTGCGTTCGCTTTATCCGTTTCGCTCCCAAGCGGCAGGCTGCGCTCATCGGTTTGCTCCTGTTGCAAGGGGTGACGACCGGGGTTGGGCTCTTGATGATAGTCCCGCTTCTGCAGGTGATTGGCATCGAAACCAGCGGCGAGGTCGGGCGGGGATCGAGCGCGGCGCTCAAGGCGATTGAATGGATCGGGATCGAACCGACTCTCGGGCTTATGCTCATCGTGTACGTCGGTGTGGTCGCTCTTGTAGCGACGGTGAGGTACTCCGTAGCCTCTCTTGCGGCGTCATTGCAATTTGGTTACATAAGCTACAATCGCGATTCGCTTTTTCGTTCCCTTCTCAGGGCGAAGTGGGAGTTCATCGTGACGCGGCGCATGTCGGACTTTTCTCATGTGCTATCCAGCCAGGTGCAGGCCATCGGACAGGCATCTTATTTGATGGTGAACTTCATCAGTCAGCTTGTATTGGCGAGCGTGATGATGGCTCTCGCTTTTTTCGCTTCTTGGCAGCTTGCGTTGGTCGCGATCGCAATGGGTGGAATTTTGCTGGTCATGCTTCTTCCGATCAATCGAATCGTCTACGGTTCCGGACGCCTGCAGCTGATCGGCTACAAGTCGGTATTTCAGTTGCTGACGGAGCAATTGGGGTGTCTAAAGATGATAAAAGGCTTCGGCGATGAAGAAGCCTACGCGGAGCGACTGTATCGGGCAGGTTCGACAGTGGAAACCCAGAGCGCTCGGGTCTTGAGGCTCAACGCCTTGACCCAATGGGTCTACGTCACCGGAGCAGTGGTGGCTTTCGCGGTTTTCTTTTATCTCTCCCAGACGCGCTTTTCGGTCTCTCTGGTGACGGTGATTCTTCTGCTCGTCATCTTTTCGCGGTTGCTGCCGCAGCTTTCCTCGATTCAAAAGACTTATCAGCAGCTTGTCCACAAGGTGCCAGCCTTTCGGGATGTAGAGGAGATGAAGCGAGAATGCGACGCGGCTTGCGAAGCGGGTGATCCTGTCGATGTCGGGCCGGTATTTGATCGAGAAGTCTCTATCGAGAACGTCTCCTATCGCTATCCCGGTCGGGAGGACTTCGCGCTTCGGCATGTGACTGCGTGTATTGAGAAGAATAAGACAACTGCATTGGTCGGACCCTCGGGCTCAGGGAAGTCGACCTTGGCGGATTTGGTGGCTGGGCTCTTGGAGCCGACGTGTGGAGAAATTCGTTGCGATGGGGTGGCGCTCACTGCCGAATCGCGTCGAGCATGGCGGCGGAGCGTCGCCTACGTGACGCAGGAAGTGTTTCTGTTTCACGACACGATACGGGCCAATCTGGAATGGGTGGCGCCGGTTCCTCCCGCTGAGGAGGCGATTTGGCATGCTCTCAAGCTGGCTGCCGCTGACGAATTTGTGGCGCGACTTCCGGATGGGCTGGACACCATCGTAGGGGATCGGGGGATACGCCTTTCTGGCGGTGAGCGTCAGCGGATCGCCCTTGCCAGGGCGCTGTTGGCGAAGGCCCAGTTGCTGATTTTAGACGAGGCGACCAGCGCTTTGGACTTGGAGAGCGAGCGTCAAATCCAGAGAGCCTTGGAAGGTTTGCGAGGCAAGGCGACGTTGCTGGTCATCGCCCATCGTGAAACGACTATCCAAATGGCGGATACGCGAATTGAGCTTCTAGATTCGCGAACGGAAGGTGCGAATCGTTTTGCAAGCGAGGAAGGGGCGAGCGACTGA